Within Nitrospira sp., the genomic segment GAAAGTCCTGCCGGACATAGGTCATGTCCTGAAGTTGATTCCAGTTCGCTCGCTCCATGGCGTGCCTGAACTGACCGCGCTCCTCCGCTGACCAGAAATTCTCGATCACCAGCACCGGCGTCGTGTGAAACGAGAAGGTCTCCAGGCCCTGCGGCAACTGTGACGATGTGACTTGTCCTGACACGATCTTCATGACATTTCCCCCGATACCGGAACAGCCGGTCCGACTATTCGCCTACGCGCACCAGAGACCCGCGTTCCTTGCACACATTGAAGGTATGGTGAAACCAGAGAATGACCGCCCCCAGATACAACAGATTCAGGCCGCTCGCCAGACTCAGGTTGGTGAGCGGCGCCACGTGCGTCGCGAGCAGACTTCGCATGCCTTCAAAGACGTGCGCTGCCGGGTTCATCCATGCCACGCCTCTCAACCATGCCGGCAGGACATCCATCGGATAGAACACGCAGGAAATCGGCTGAAACAAGAACACCATGCTCCAGGCCAACACCTCCGCCTCCTGCCCGAATCGCATGATGAGCGAGGTCGTAAAGACGCCGATGATCCAACCGGTCAACACCAGATTCACGATGAACGGCATCAACCAAAGCCCAATGATGAAGACGTTGTAGCTGTAAAACAACCAGGCGCAGAGAGACATCACAATCGACACCGCCGTCACCTTGAACAGACTCATCACCATGGTGGCCGCGAGAAACTCGCTGGGGGTGAGCGGACTGGCAAACAGATTCATCAGGTTGCGCGCCCAAAGTTCTTCGAGAAACGAAATGGTGATGCCCTGTTGCGAACGAAACAAGACGTCCCACAGGATGAGGGCGCCGAGCAAAAACGTGACCACCGCCGGCATCTGCCCCTGGAATGTCGCCAGATAGACGGTAATGAATCCCCACACCACTAGGTCCAGAAACGGCCAATAGATGATCTCCATCACTCGCGGCAGACTCCGCCGATACAAATAGAGATGCCGAACGACCAGGGCTGCGATGCGATGATAGGCCATCGTTGACTACGGTTTCTGCTCGCAGGGCTTGTCGTGACAAGACGGTTCAAAACAGGGTTTCTGCTGACAGGGATGTTCCTCAACCGGCTGTTCATGGCAATGTCCGCACCCGCCCCCGCCCTCATGCCGGTCAAGGAGTTGGTGCACCATCATGAGGCTGCCCTCGACAAACGCCGGGCCGATCCGTCGGCCATCCTCCAAGCGGAACGCCGCCGCCACGAGCAGCAGCAACGGGAACCCGGCCAGTCCGAGTTGTAACGCGACACTACCCAGTCGTGCCGCATCGATCGCCCAGCACACTCCTGCGAGCGACAGCGCGGCAATAGCCGTACTGCTGACGCTGCTCATGAAGATGGCCCATCCGCAGGTCTGGCGAGCCAACCC encodes:
- a CDS encoding ABC transporter permease, with the protein product MAYHRIAALVVRHLYLYRRSLPRVMEIIYWPFLDLVVWGFITVYLATFQGQMPAVVTFLLGALILWDVLFRSQQGITISFLEELWARNLMNLFASPLTPSEFLAATMVMSLFKVTAVSIVMSLCAWLFYSYNVFIIGLWLMPFIVNLVLTGWIIGVFTTSLIMRFGQEAEVLAWSMVFLFQPISCVFYPMDVLPAWLRGVAWMNPAAHVFEGMRSLLATHVAPLTNLSLASGLNLLYLGAVILWFHHTFNVCKERGSLVRVGE